One genomic segment of Hevea brasiliensis isolate MT/VB/25A 57/8 chromosome 3, ASM3005281v1, whole genome shotgun sequence includes these proteins:
- the LOC110641625 gene encoding abscisic acid receptor PYL4, which yields MPSNRPKSSLLQHRINTTPTNSTIAATTAACQRRRSPLSCATPVPETVARYHNHVVGPNQCCSVEVQQIAAPVSTVWSVVRRFDNPQAYKHFVKSCHVIVGDGDVGTLREVHVVSGLPAANSTERLEILDDERHVISFSVVGGDHRLANYRSVTTLHPSLAGNGTVVVESYVVDIPPGNTKEDTCVFVDTIVRCNLQSLTQIAENLAGSNKSSS from the coding sequence ATGCCTTCTAATCGTCCTAAATCCTCACTCCTGCAACATCGGATCAACACCACCCCAACTAACTCAACCATCGCTGCCACCACAGCCGCGTGCCAGAGGCGGAGGTCCCCTCTATCGTGCGCCACCCCTGTCCCAGAAACCGTCGCACGCTATCACAACCATGTTGTAGGCCCCAACCAGTGCTGCTCCGTCGAGGTACAGCAGATCGCTGCCCCTGTCTCCACTGTGTGGTCCGTAGTCAGACGATTCGATAACCCTCAAGCTTACAAGCACTTCGTGAAGAGCTGTCACGTTATCGTCGGGGATGGCGACGTGGGCACCCTCCGAGAGGTCCACGTAGTCTCCGGACTCCCTGCAGCTAACAGCACGGAGCGCCTGGAGATCCTGGACGACGAGCGCCACGTTATCAGCTTCAGCGTCGTTGGTGGGGACCATCGGCTCGCTAATTACAGATCGGTGACAACTCTCCACCCTTCTCTCGCGGGTAACGGCACCGTGGTGGTGGAGTCTTACGTGGTGGATATTCCTCCCGGCAACACGAAGGAGGACACGTGCGTGTTTGTGGACACCATCGTTCGGTGCAACCTGCAGTCACTGACTCAGATCGCCGAGAACTTGGCCGGAAGCAATAAATCATCATCGTGA
- the LOC110641627 gene encoding protein trichome birefringence-like 34 gives MAPKKHQLQMLPAAAANAWGIRTTFHSLIALLLAVLVVIALYLTQKSGELMQDRTTRKSSGDLLARCNLFSGKWVFDNKTYPLYKEQKCTFMSDQLACQKFGRKDFNYQNWRWQPYQCDLPRFNATALLEKLRNKRLMFVGDSLNRGQWVSMVCLVDSSIPPAKKSMYQNGSLATFKAIEYNATIELYWAPLLVESNSDDPVNHRVPDRIVRVQAIEKHARHWTDADILVFNSFLWWRRSQMKVLWGSFEGPDAIYKTVKMPRVYEMALKTWADWLEVHINRTKTQLFFVSMSPTHQKAAEWGGAKGENCYGETEQVFKEGYRGQATCPEMMQVVDRVLDDLKTRGLNVQMINITQLSEYRKEGHPSIYRKQWEPLTEDQISNPKTYADCIHWCLPGVPDVWNELLYAHIINL, from the exons ATGGCTCCAAAGAAACACCAGCTCCAAATGCTTCCTGCAGCAGCTGCTAATGCTTGGGGGATCAGAACCACCTTTCATTCCCTCATTGCCCTCCTCCTCGCCGTTCTCGTCGTAATCGCCCTTTATCTAACCCAAAAGAGTGGAGAGCTCATGCAAGATAGGACTACTCGTAAAAGTTCAGGTGACTTGCTTGCCAGGTGCAATTTGTTCTCCGGCAAGTGGGTTTTCGATAACAAAACTTACCCTTTATACAAAGAGCAAAAGTGCACTTTCATGTCTGATCAGTTGGCCTGTCAAAAGTTCGGCAGAAAGGATTTCAACTACCAGAATTGGAGGTGGCAGCCTTACCAATGTGACCTTCCAAG GTTCAATGCCACGGCATTGCTTGAGAAGCTAAGGAACAAGAGGCTTATGTTTGTGGGGGATTCGCTGAACAGAGGTCAATGGGTTTCAATGGTGTGTCTAGTGGACTCCTCCATTCCTCCTGCCAAAAAATCCATGTACCAGAATGGTTCACTGGCGACGTTCAAGGCCATT GAATATAATGCAACAATCGAGTTGTACTGGGCTCCATTACTAGTGGAATCAAACTCTGATGATCCAGTAAACCATCGTGTACCTGATCGGATTGTCAGAGTTCAGGCAATTGAAAAGCATGCTAGGCATTGGACTGATGCAGATATACTCGTTTTTAATAGCTTTCTTTGGTGGAGAAGGTCCCAAATGAAAGTTCT GTGGGGATCATTTGAAGGACCAGATGCAATTTACAAAACAGTAAAGATGCCAAGAGTTTATGAGATGGCTTTGAAGACTTGGGCTGATTGGCTGGAGGTGCACATTAACCGAACCAAAACACAATTGTTCTTCGTCAGCATGTCGCCAACTCACCAAAA GGCTGCAGAGTGGGGTGGAGCTAAAGGTGAAAACTGCTATGGCGAAACAGAGCAAGTGTTCAAAGAGGGATACAGGGGACAAGCTACCTGTCCAGAAATGATGCAGGTGGTGGATAGAGTTCTGGATGACTTGAAAACAAGAGGCTTGAATGTGCAGATGATCAATATTACACAGCTCTCAGAATACAGAAAAGAAGGGCATCCATCTATTTACAGAAAGCAATGGGAACCCTTAACAGAAGATCAAATATCCAACCCAAAAACTTATGCAGATTGCATACATTGGTGCCTCCCTGGAGTGCCTGATGTGTGGAATGAGCTTCTTTATGCTCACATTATTAATCTTTGA